Part of the Denticeps clupeoides chromosome 3, fDenClu1.1, whole genome shotgun sequence genome, ACCCACCTGCAGAACATTTATGTTCCTTGCTGGCTTTTTCCTGCCACTGTTAGATAGCCGATTCCATGGAGATGATGATCCTCAGCATTCTGGCTCCTCAGCTGCACTGTGAATGGAGGCTGCCCAGCTGGCAGGTAGCTCTCATCACATCGGTACGTTGGGCTGAGCTGGGCTAGTCACATTTTCTGAGTGACTGGTTGGAGCATAGCGCCATGTCTTGAAATTATGAGAATTCAGCATGCAGCCACTTTCTTTCAAAGATCAAGCCGTTGGAAATATGGACGGCACACCCCCCCAACACCATTTTTTTCTAAGCAAGTGTGACCAGTTCCATGCAGGAAATCTCAACACATTTCCAAACAGTGACAACATTCATTTTCTgacacccttctgtgacttcaCAGCTATAACTTCACAGCTCTGCTGTGGCTGTGATGGTCTGTGACCAGCAATAAGGGAAAGGTtttacccagaatgcattgCTGCTGCAACCCTTTCATGCCCACATCCTGACCCAAGGGATCTGTGAATCTCACACTTTAGGATGAATATTTTTTCTTCCCTGTCGAatagcagaaagaaaaaacatgttcacATTGTTTAAATATTGTGAGGGAAAGGTGATCTCTGGATATTATATTTTAGGTTCACACTGGGTGTAAcacctttaaaaatgtgtctttgATGGGAAAGGACAAGTGTGGGACATTTGGACTATATCATGACACTCAGCATTCTATTTATTGTACTTTTTAGGTGGTGTTTATAGGAATGATGCTTAGCTCTTCCCTCTGGGGGAAAGTCTGTGACCGGTATGGACGAAAAACGGTAAGGATGGTCATTGTGCCACAAAATAGTAATTTCATGTAGTTCATTCCATTTGTTTTGTGCAGTAAATAACTGCTGAGCTAGACAATGTAATTTCATGATTAAATCATATTCTGTCCCAAACATCTAGTGGGCCCACatgagtggtggcctagcggttaaggaggcggccccgtaatcagaaggttgccggttcgaatcccgatccgccaaggtgccacctgaggtgccactgagtaaagcaccgtccccacacactgctccccgggcgcctgtcatggctgcccactgttcactcagggtgatgggttaaatgcaacggacaaatttcactgtgtgcaccgtgtgctgtgctgctgtgtatcacaagtgacaatcacttcacttaaaaaatgaGGACTATGTTGTGCAAATTGTGATCAATTCAACCTCAATATGATTTAGTAAATAACCAAGACAAGCAACAGAGAGCCCATGTATGCCAGGCTCCAAACAGCAAGTAGCGTAGCTGCAAGGGTGGGGGCTTCTCTTCATGACATCCTCCCTTCTACCTAGCAACTGGGTTTCATTGGCTTGCAACTCACCTAGCACAGAATGTGCACCCTTACAATGAGGCCATTCACCGATTGAACTGATCACTGGGCTATTCAGGCCTCAGGACACAGTGAAAGAAGGAGTTATACTCCTGATCTGCCTGTGTGACTCCTTTGAATCTGGCTGGTGTGACATTTCTCTCGCCATGCAACTTCTGCAATGAGTGTTAGTGGCTGACGCCGTAATACAAAACATCTGTTTATGAGACAGAAGTGAATTATACCACGTCTGTTCATGCATAACGCTGTAATTTAATACAGAAATAGGTCATTGCCTTTTCTCTACCACGGCTGCTAACACACTACTTCTGCTCATTATGTGTCTGTTACCAGGGTCTGAGGCTTTGCATGGTGTGGACCCTGTACTATGGTTTTCTGAGTTCCTTCTCTCCAGTGTACAGCTGGATCATTGTCCTAAGAGGCTTGATGGGCTTTGGAATTGGTGGAGCCCCACAGTCGTAAGTGtacttttcatatttaatatttttgtagcaggagaaagtttgATGAATCCGTTTTGTCAGAGTCACCTGTTATTACCTTAATGGttgctttgttcattattgtcataATGAAAGGCCACTTCATGAGCTTTTCATTAACATCAGTGacaagtgttcagcataaactttCAGGACTGATTGAAAACCAATCCCTGTTGTCctatatttaaatacacatttatccCCTTTTAGGGTAACATTGTACTCAGAATTTCTTCCCGTCAAGTCCCGGGCAACTTGTATAATAGCAACAGCGGtaattatttcttcatttttattttaagattttgATCAGGGGTGTGCTTGGTTGTATATAGAGTTAAGACTGGTAAAGTGGGACAGTTCTGCATTTTTCAGTTCCTCTTTCATGTTTTACATTGTCATACACTGTAAAgatattataatgattataatattatttttttatgttatatttggcacaatttaatataaaataaatatttgaaatgtaagGCTAATAGTTATGATTGTCATTCCCATTTTGCCCACCAGTGGCTGCCAAAGTGCTGTGGGAGACTTTCACATTCATAGTCGTGGCTTGATACTTGCTTTTAATAAGCGCATTTGGAAGCCTGTAGGGAAATGTCACAGACAAAATGGTCACCGAATGGCCGCTGCACAATCTGTAATAATATGTTGTCTTTTCTATAAACTCTTATCaatttttccttcatattaatGTGATTTGTGTATTGGATTCAGAGAAAcacttttagtctaggactggTCCTAATGCATGTACGGGAAACTGACCCAATGTTATAACACTTAGTTATCTGGTATGTTTGCACCCAGTGTATGTAACAATGCCTCCGATGAAACTTGTCTTtctctgtaaatgcaaataCTGTTCTCCTGTCTTGTAGGTGTTCTGGGCCATTGGTGCAGTATTTGAGGTGCTGTTGGCCATACTGGTTATGCCCAGTCTGGGCTGGCGCTGGCTGCTGGCCCTATCTACCATACCCCTATGGATTTTTTTAGCCTCCAGCTTTGTACGTATTCATAAGCATCAATATTTCACATGACTTGCTGTTCTGTACAACATATTGTCTTCGACAAGGAAGCAAGCACAGGACGTGGTGTTTTGCATGGCAAGCCCAGGAGTTGTAAATGAGTATGAGAAGGCCCACAGAAACACGCCTATGGTTGTCCCTGCTGCTGATTGGGTTATAGGAAGTATTAAAAACCTATGCAGGGCAATGGGGAAAGTCCCAGATTACTTTGCCTGATGCAAAACAGCGTGTCTGAGTACCCAAAAGCAATAGACTGCTGCCATCACAACCAGGAGGTAGTCTGATTCTCTCTGCTACTTATGTCCCAGAGTGGCCCAAAACGGAAAACATATTATGAAAGTGGGAAGACATACTATGATATTGATAGGTCTTGCATACGGTTGGAcacttaaaatgtgtttgtaggCTTATGTGTCAGGAACGACAATCTTTCAGTACCTCTTGAGGACATTAAAGTTGGGTGTATTGGCAATgctcagcctgtgtgtgtgtctgtgcatgcatgcacaatCACCCTGGACTAGTGCCCCACACTGTGTAATACATGTCAGGTGCCACACGTATGCCATTTAATCCCTGTTTTACACAGTGGCTGCCGGAAAGTGCTCGTTTTGATGTCCTGACTGGAAACAGTGAAAAGGCGCTGGCCACTCTAAAAAGAATTGCATCTGACAACGGAGCCAAGCTGCCCAAAGGCAAAATCGTCATGCACAGACAGGTATGGGTTGAGAAAGTAAATAACACAGCTCCACTTTAAGCCCCACTTCACATACTTATTATTGTGATATGTTGTGCATCAGGACGATCGTGGTAAGATCACAGATCTCCTAGCACCAGAATTTCGGAAAACAACGCTTTTGCTTTGGGTAATATGGTACGTTTGTCTTcgattatttcatttcacacaaCCAGCAATAATCTTTGTGTCCCGAATGTCATTTCTGTTTCTATCGTCCTGTTAGCCGTCCCTCAGTACTTGACCCCTGCTAATGTACGGCGTATCTGCAGGTTTGCCAATACCTTCTCCTATTACGGCCTGGTCCTGCTGACCACAGAGCTCTTCCAGGCAGGAGATGTCTGCAGTGGTAAGTGATCCTCTCTCTGCTTTGATTGTTTCTAAATACATTTGCTTTTTCTAATGTACATTTTAAGGCAAGATTAgtcattttgtgatttttatttttcttccagtCACAAATTCAAAAGCTAAAATAGAGCCCAGCTGTAGTTTAGAATGCTCCTATCTGACATTAGACAACTACAAGGACCTGCTGTGGACCACCTTGGCTGAATTTCCAGGTTTGCTGCAGACAATCAAAAGAATATGTGTTGAACGAAAAAGGAGTTATTGGGGAATAAGACTTAAAATGATTTCAAATGTGATTCTGCAGGTCTGTTTTTTGCCCTGTGGGTGGTTGATCGAATCGGCCGAAGGAAAAGTATGGCACTGTGTTTCTGCATGTTCTCCTTCAGCATCCTGCCTATTTATGCGTGTATTGGCAGGTGAGAAGACATTTTGTATGCTTGTTTATTGTATCATGAATATATAGTGTGTTTCTTGGTATAAAATGCAGTCAGAATACCCAtctcccacttactaccatcgtgtccctgttcttttccattttatttaggACAGCACTCACAGTCATCATCTTTACTGCAAGGGCCTTCATCACAGGGGGGTTTCAGGCTACTATTGTGTACACACCTGAGGTAACGTCCGGTTGATGTGTTTTGCCATGAAATCTCACCGCATGTTAAGTCATTTTGCAGACCGAATAGCCAAATTCAGTTATGCTGTTGTGGGAATTTCTGGTGGGTCTGCAGGTCTACCCAACTGCAACAAGAGCTATCGGTATTGGAACCAGCAGTGGTGTGGCTCGGATTGGAGCTCTCTTAACACCATTTGTTGCCCAGGTACAATTAACATTCAATCGACACCCATATTGGATCCATGAAAATGTGATATGATATAACAAAAACATTGATTTCTAGATTTTTCATGTGATTTATGGACCCCTGTGTTCCACTCTGCAGATAAACggattttcacttttttgttgctgttcttCTTAGGTGCTTTTGAGGTCATCTGTGTACCTCACACTGTCAGTGTACTGTGCTTGCAGTCTGCTGGGTGCAGTGGCATCCATGGCTTTACCCATTGAGACTGCAGGGCGAGCGCTGCAAGAGTCCAGCCATGCCACCACAGGCCAAGAACCAAATTCTTCCAGCCCTGAACCTGCCGCTTCCCAGGAGGGGGCCGTCTCATAAGAGAACAGGTGAAGGAGTGGCGGGTGAAAACGCAAGTCACTGAAATGAAGGTCAAACGTTTCAGATTAGGAGGGGGATAGCGGACCATTTCTCAGCTCGCATTTTCTCATTTCCGAAACTGGATATATAGAAATATGTACAATACCAGAAATTTCACAAGAACCTGCAGGGGACGGGGACGACTGTGCAGGTCCTGTCTCCAAGTCATTCCCCATCAAATAAAGTATATTACTGTAACACACCAACGTGCCGTTTGTTATTTAACAGTACATTTTACTTCATGTGCTGGATGATGCATCCAAATCGACAGGTGAGGGGTGACGATGACAGAATTTACCAATTGGATGCCAAACAGCATGAGGACAGTGAGCAGTATGCTATAACTCTCCGTTTTCTTATTATATCTCCTGCTCAAGAGTTGTCTAAATACGTTCATCACAAGCATTATCCTAAGATAAGACAAGACAAGATAAGAttagatgatcctttattagtctcacaagtggtaaatttacattgtcccaacaggaagtggacagtacaacatgtcgactgtataatataaaggttcactgtacaaataagcaaataaatagtcttagaacagcaaaataaaagcgTGAATGTGAGTTGAAAAAAGtcagtatatattatattatattatattactatgTGAAACATGAGATGTAGTGAGATTTGTCTTTATGATGAATGCTGACTCCTACTATTTGTTCCAGGGTGTAACGCATAAATTTGGTAGTAAAATTGGGTTGGAACATGATCACAGACCTTGTGTAAAGTTCCGGTACatcaaataaatctttttttttttttttaatttacatatatttttttaacagtgttttCAAATAACGCCGTCGTTACACGACTGATTAAAGTCGACGTCGGTAACGTATCGATCGGTGGGCGACGGGCAAAGTCACCTTCAGCGCGCGGTGGCCCAGTGGCCTCGGATCGCGACGCGAACGGGCTGACGTCATCTGCCGTGGCAGCACCCCAGCATCCCGACGCCGCAGCCGCGAGCGCGCCGGGGCCACCGCGGGGCCAATCTCGCGCACGATGGACACGGGGCGCCGGCGTCGCCTGCCACAGCCCCCGCGGGGATTCAGCGCGACAACAATGGCGAGGCGGGCTGCCAAAGCCGATGATGGCTTTACCGGGGAACGGTGAAACCGGGCGGCGGGAGACTCGTTTCCTCGACGTCGGCGGCACAGTGACTCAGCCCCGGTCACCCACGTCCCCTCTCGGCGTCCCCAGAGCGCTCCGGCCATGGCCCTGGTCACGCTGCAGCGGTCGCCCACCCCGAGCGCCGCATCCTCGGCCagcaccgccaccaccaccgcGGGGGAGGTAAgcggagccgccgccgccgcccggcgACTCGGCCGTGTGGGCAGCGGCGCGGAGGAAAATGCCCGGGATGCCGGCCGGAGGCCTTATCGATAATAATCATTTTCagatcataataataataagaagaagaagaagaccccGCCCGCCTCGATAAAGGAGACGAAGCTAAAGACGCCTTTTTTTCTCCGTTCTCGGAGCCTGTCAGTCAGCGGCCATGCAAGCCCGCTTTCGGGGATTAAACCGCCCGTTCGCGTTAGCTGTTAGCCTCGAACACGCGTTAAAGCGCTCGGTTTGGGCCGGCGGTTAAACAGCGCCAAGCGgctttatataaatgtaaatgtgtcgcTTTTTCCCCCCGAAACGTTGTCAGCGCCGTCGGGAAGAAAGCAGCCCGCCGTTTCTGACTGCGCTTATTATCTTGTtgttggttcttttttttttttttctttctttttcttaattttttattttttttttaaacgtcgTCTCGCCAGAATTAAACGGGAATAAGCGCGCTAAGTTCGCCGGACTTCGTGCATTTTGTCGCGGATGCGCGGCTGTCGGCGATGGGCTGAACCTCCGCAGCTGCGCGGAgcggccagcagggggcgccggTCCAGATCCGGCCGGACCCCGTTATTTACCACGTTTTACTAAACAATCTTTCTGTGTCGGAGCCGAGCAAATCGGTTCGACATTTgtgggtgtgatttttatttatttttttttatatatacattttttttattaagtgactttattttttattaaatcagcgTAGTTCACTAGTAGTGTGGCGCTCCGCTTTGGTTGGTGACGTGACCGGCGACGTGCAGGTGGGAGCACAGCAGGGGCCCTTTTCTAATGCCCCCGGCCTACAGATTTAGACGTGGCGTGGTGAAGTCGCTGCCCACGGCCAAGTCTGCCGCCTTTATCAGGCCCAGGGGACAATGCTGCAGCATGATGTCATGCACACGGGGCCACTTCGTCCCTCGCATGTTCTCGGGTTTCCTCGtcaacaatgacaaaaagtttCGACCCCAAAGGCAGTTTTGAACACTTTTGGGCCCGTCTGTCCCGTCGGTGCGGTTTTCGTACTTGGTACCGGCTTCTCCTGCACCGCAGCGTACCCTTTGAGGAAGACGTGTGTAATGCAACCGATTGCACCTACAGGTCTAAATGTTGCCCCCCCCGGGTGACAATCTTGTTCTTGCTTATCTTGCAGGATTTGGGCAGCGATGAAGAACGAAAGGCCAACCAAAGGTAAGGTGCAGCGCCATCTTTTTGTGAGTCTTTTGAGGTCTCGTCTCCCGCTTTTTGGTAGGTGGTGATGGATGTAAGGATCCTTGCCGAGGTTCGGCGTAAAGCTTTCATAGCGCCTCTTCCTGGCCCACCACACCCATCCCAGGCCCTAACTTGTACGTTTGCGGCCATAAAGACGAGTCGCCAGGAGAAGATGAAATCTGTAAGCGTGGAAGACGCTGGTGAATGCAGTAAGGTCACCCCGCAGCTGAAACGGTGGCGGCTCATTAAATCGCGGGGTCACCGGAACAGACTCGCAGCTACCCGGCGAGTTAACGCGCTGACCAGACAGCAGGAGCGGGCGTGTCCAGCCGTGCTGCGGGAAGGCCTCGGGGGGACGTCTGCAGGACACAAGTCTGCGCGGTGCTCGCTTGAAGTGGGACAGAAATCGCCGTGGCTTCGGCCTTCTTTGAATAGGATTTTGCATGCACGTATTTAGTCTGTGCTTGGTCCGCTGGGCTTCGGGCTTCTGTATGGTGAGGTAGTCCTGAGAATAAAGACGAGGAATGCCGCCCATTGCCACTTCCAGGTCTGACGTTAAACACCCATTTGCAGTGCCTTCAAATTGCGTCTTCATTTGGCAGAATTGTGATCTTCTTTTGGAAAAAGTTAGGAATCATGTGACCGTCTAAATGTTAATTATACAAGCAAACCAATGTTTAAGCTCTTATTATCATCATATTCAAACTGACTTCCTTTCAAAAAGCCAGACAATGCCATCAAACAGGGTGGCAGATAGAAATCAAGTCACGATCTCTATTCAACCTGCACTTTCAGAGAAGTCACCCATGATGCCACTATTTGTCACTGCAGACTTTCTTGTCCTCTCCTCCGTCCCTGAAAcgcctctctttctctccgtgTCCCGTGTCCAGCCTGAGCGAGAGCTTCTTCATGGTGAAGGGCGCAGCCTTGTTCCTGCAGCAGGGGAGCAGCGCGCAGGGCCAGAGGACCCCCACCCACCATAAACATGCCGGTACGTCCCTGTTGGGTGGCAGGAGCGCGGCCGCGTTCTTATCTGACCCTGCCGGGCAGGTCAGGCCGCCGGGAATGGCTGCCGGAGGCTGAGGAGGAACTTGTCCAGCAGGACAGTAGACAGGGTGACCGTCAACATGACTATTTGTGGCTTTGCAGGTGACTTGCCCCAGCACCTACAGATCATGATCAACACCCTTCGCTCAGAGGACCGGATTAAGCTGGTACGTTATCTTCGTTCGCTCACTTTTAATGATGGGTGTGGGTTTGAACACTGGGATGAGCTATGGAAGCCATAGTTAAATCGTACAATgccctccttttctttttccacgttcctttctttatttaatgTTGAAATCGTGCAGTCAGGTTTGTGGTGGTGAATTGCATTTTCACAGGCAAAAATTGCTGAATTTGTTGTAACGGTCAGTATGAATTATATTGCAGCAAAAGGGACAAATCACATTTGCAGTCGGACGTCTccaatatttattaatattaaccaAAGGTTAATAAGTCAATTTATCAAAAATAAAGGCCCTATTCTATAATAAAAACTATTTAGAACCATTACTCTCGGtaagttttttacaatgtgtatAGCCTTTACTGATATTGGGAGTTGTtctaggttgtgtgtgtgtcgtatCTGTAATAAAAGGCTCTAGGCGCGTCCTCCTAATGGCTGTTGCCACTCAGTGTTGTAGAGCCCCACCTGCCCAAACGTGGAGAGAACGGCGTGGGTTGAACACGCCTGTAGCTGCTGTGAATCTGCTCACTTCCCTGTGCTGGATGTTAGTCGCACACCAAGGTGCTGTAGGTGTAAACGCACCGTCAGAACGAAAGTCCATGACGTCTGCAGTTCACTTTTGAAGTCCATGTCCTCCCATTGGAAGTCTAAATATTGGACTGCAGTGTAAAAGATTATACacgaaatacattttaatatttgatttgttttttgatCGTTTTTTCTGACAGGCAGTGAGGTTGGAGAGTGCCTGGACTGATCGTGTGCGGTACATGGTTGTGGTTTATACCAATGGGCGACAAGACACGGAAGAAAATATCCTGTTGGGCATGGACTTCACCAACAAAGACAGGTAAAGAGAGGTTCTCTTTCCGCTCCCCTGGTGTCGTTGTATGCATATCTGTGCATGAGAGACCCCAGGATGAAATGTGGGGTGCAGTAAAATGCCAGTGACTCCCTCAGTGATTCGTCACTCTATTGGTCGCTTGTAGTAAAAGCTGCTCCATTGGGATGGTTCTGCCGTTGTGGAGTGATACCAAAATCCATTTGGACGGAGATGGGTGAGTTCAACTTTTTTGCATTACGAAGACGAAAAACGGTTAATTCTGTCTGACCGGCATAATTAATTTCTTGGTTGAAATGTATGTACAAgtctgtagggtggtagtagccgagtggttaacacactcgcctatgaaccaggttcaaatcccacttactaccatcgtgtccct contains:
- the LOC114787029 gene encoding synaptic vesicle 2-related protein-like isoform X2, translated to MSDWGRHTNVGYKKWKDTPVSAVTHRTGRDRLSSVSEGRCEDDEIYVHSVPTVLAQVEVEDGCQAVTPGCGRPSVDTFTVEDAVEVIGFGKFQWKLSMVTGMSWIADSMEMMILSILAPQLHCEWRLPSWQVALITSVVFIGMMLSSSLWGKVCDRYGRKTGLRLCMVWTLYYGFLSSFSPVYSWIIVLRGLMGFGIGGAPQSVTLYSEFLPVKSRATCIIATAVFWAIGAVFEVLLAILVMPSLGWRWLLALSTIPLWIFLASSFWLPESARFDVLTGNSEKALATLKRIASDNGAKLPKGKIVMHRQDDRGKITDLLAPEFRKTTLLLWVIWFANTFSYYGLVLLTTELFQAGDVCSVTNSKAKIEPSCSLECSYLTLDNYKDLLWTTLAEFPGLFFALWVVDRIGRRKSMALCFCMFSFSILPIYACIGRTALTVIIFTARAFITGGFQATIVYTPEVYPTATRAIGIGTSSGVARIGALLTPFVAQSAGCSGIHGFTH
- the LOC114787029 gene encoding synaptic vesicle 2-related protein-like isoform X3 — its product is MVTGMSWIADSMEMMILSILAPQLHCEWRLPSWQVALITSVVFIGMMLSSSLWGKVCDRYGRKTGLRLCMVWTLYYGFLSSFSPVYSWIIVLRGLMGFGIGGAPQSVTLYSEFLPVKSRATCIIATAVFWAIGAVFEVLLAILVMPSLGWRWLLALSTIPLWIFLASSFWLPESARFDVLTGNSEKALATLKRIASDNGAKLPKGKIVMHRQDDRGKITDLLAPEFRKTTLLLWVIWFANTFSYYGLVLLTTELFQAGDVCSVTNSKAKIEPSCSLECSYLTLDNYKDLLWTTLAEFPGLFFALWVVDRIGRRKSMALCFCMFSFSILPIYACIGRTALTVIIFTARAFITGGFQATIVYTPEVYPTATRAIGIGTSSGVARIGALLTPFVAQVLLRSSVYLTLSVYCACSLLGAVASMALPIETAGRALQESSHATTGQEPNSSSPEPAASQEGAVS
- the LOC114787029 gene encoding synaptic vesicle 2-related protein-like isoform X1 is translated as MSDWGRHTNVGYKKWKDTPVSAVTHRTGRDRLSSVSEGRCEDDEIYVHSVPTVLAQVEVEDGCQAVTPGCGRPSVDTFTVEDAVEVIGFGKFQWKLSMVTGMSWIADSMEMMILSILAPQLHCEWRLPSWQVALITSVVFIGMMLSSSLWGKVCDRYGRKTGLRLCMVWTLYYGFLSSFSPVYSWIIVLRGLMGFGIGGAPQSVTLYSEFLPVKSRATCIIATAVFWAIGAVFEVLLAILVMPSLGWRWLLALSTIPLWIFLASSFWLPESARFDVLTGNSEKALATLKRIASDNGAKLPKGKIVMHRQDDRGKITDLLAPEFRKTTLLLWVIWFANTFSYYGLVLLTTELFQAGDVCSVTNSKAKIEPSCSLECSYLTLDNYKDLLWTTLAEFPGLFFALWVVDRIGRRKSMALCFCMFSFSILPIYACIGRTALTVIIFTARAFITGGFQATIVYTPEVYPTATRAIGIGTSSGVARIGALLTPFVAQVLLRSSVYLTLSVYCACSLLGAVASMALPIETAGRALQESSHATTGQEPNSSSPEPAASQEGAVS